A stretch of Streptomyces vietnamensis DNA encodes these proteins:
- a CDS encoding polysaccharide deacetylase family protein, with product MPRLRLRHAVRAALAALVPLALLGAFTGPAHAAPEAAWPEPVPVVSHVETTDPVVFITIDDGWYHDPAAARLLLDRRVPASLFLLPGAYSYDSGYFHTLLDQGRSRVENHTVDHPDLTTLDAAGQKAEVCGAREQHLAQFGDGPRLLRPPYGTYDATTRTTARECGAKALVTWTYDLTTWGQWTPPTPRLKAGDIILLHFNETVAQDLKRALDAAEAAGLKPAPLREYVPE from the coding sequence ATGCCGAGACTCCGTCTGCGTCACGCCGTGCGTGCCGCGCTCGCCGCCCTCGTCCCGCTCGCGCTCCTCGGCGCGTTCACCGGACCCGCGCACGCCGCCCCGGAGGCGGCCTGGCCCGAGCCCGTCCCGGTGGTCTCCCACGTGGAGACCACCGACCCGGTCGTCTTCATCACGATCGACGACGGCTGGTACCACGATCCCGCCGCCGCGCGGCTGCTGCTCGACCGCCGGGTACCCGCGTCGCTCTTCCTGCTGCCCGGGGCGTACTCGTACGACTCCGGCTACTTCCACACCCTGCTCGACCAGGGCCGCTCCCGCGTCGAGAACCACACCGTCGACCACCCGGACCTGACCACCCTCGACGCCGCCGGGCAGAAGGCGGAGGTGTGCGGGGCCCGCGAGCAGCACCTCGCGCAGTTCGGCGACGGACCGCGGCTGCTGCGCCCGCCGTACGGCACGTACGACGCGACCACCCGGACCACCGCGCGGGAGTGCGGGGCGAAGGCGCTGGTCACGTGGACGTACGACCTGACGACCTGGGGCCAGTGGACCCCGCCGACCCCGCGGCTCAAGGCCGGCGACATCATCCTGCTGCACTTCAACGAGACGGTGGCGCAGGACCTGAAGCGGGCCCTGGACGCGGCGGAGGCGGCGGGCCTGAAGCCGGCGCCGCTGCGGGAGTACGTCCCCGAGTAG
- the rocD gene encoding ornithine--oxo-acid transaminase: MSRTEDAIASADAHSAHNYHPLPVVVASADGAWMTDVEGRRYLDMLAGYSALNFGHGNRRLIDAAKAQLERVTLTSRAFHHDRFAEFCAQLAELCGKEAVLPMNTGAEAVETAVKTARKWGYEVKGVPDGHAKIVVAANNFHGRTTTIVSFSTDHEARDHYGPYTPGFEIVPYGDLTAMEAAVTAHTVAVLIEPIQGEAGVLVPPAGYLAGVRELTRRKNVLFMADEIQSGLGRTGRTFACEHEGVVPDVYVLGKALGGGVVPVSAVVADRDVLGVFRPGEHGSTFGGNPLACAVALEVIAMLRTGEFQERAAELGEHLHAELGLLVGGGAVEAVRGRGLWAGVDIVPSKGTGRQISERLMERGVLVKDTHGSTIRIAPPLVISKEDLDWGLEQLRGVLSD; the protein is encoded by the coding sequence GTGTCGAGGACAGAAGACGCGATCGCTTCCGCGGACGCGCACAGCGCTCACAACTACCACCCCCTTCCGGTCGTCGTCGCCTCGGCGGACGGCGCCTGGATGACCGATGTCGAGGGCCGTCGCTATCTCGACATGCTCGCCGGGTACTCGGCGCTCAACTTCGGGCACGGCAACCGGCGTCTGATCGACGCCGCGAAGGCGCAGCTGGAGCGGGTGACGCTGACCTCGCGCGCCTTCCACCACGACCGGTTCGCCGAGTTCTGCGCGCAGCTCGCGGAGCTGTGCGGGAAGGAGGCGGTGCTGCCGATGAACACGGGGGCGGAGGCGGTCGAGACGGCCGTGAAGACCGCCCGGAAGTGGGGGTACGAGGTGAAGGGCGTGCCGGACGGGCACGCGAAGATCGTGGTGGCGGCGAACAACTTCCACGGCCGGACGACGACGATCGTGAGCTTCTCGACGGACCACGAGGCGCGCGACCACTACGGGCCGTACACGCCGGGCTTCGAGATCGTGCCGTACGGGGATCTGACGGCGATGGAGGCGGCGGTCACCGCGCACACGGTGGCCGTGCTGATCGAGCCGATCCAGGGCGAGGCGGGGGTCCTGGTCCCGCCGGCCGGCTATCTGGCGGGGGTGCGGGAGCTGACCCGCCGGAAGAACGTGCTGTTCATGGCGGACGAGATCCAGTCGGGGCTCGGCCGGACGGGGCGGACGTTCGCGTGCGAGCACGAGGGCGTGGTGCCGGACGTGTACGTCCTGGGGAAGGCGCTGGGCGGCGGGGTGGTGCCGGTGTCGGCGGTGGTGGCCGACCGTGACGTCCTCGGGGTCTTCCGGCCGGGTGAGCACGGGTCGACGTTCGGCGGGAACCCGCTGGCCTGCGCGGTGGCCCTGGAGGTGATCGCGATGCTGCGGACGGGCGAGTTCCAGGAGCGGGCGGCGGAGCTGGGCGAGCACCTCCACGCGGAGCTGGGGCTGCTCGTGGGCGGCGGCGCGGTGGAGGCGGTGCGCGGGCGCGGGCTGTGGGCCGGCGTGGACATCGTGCCGTCGAAGGGCACGGGCCGGCAGATCTCGGAGCGGCTGATGGAGCGGGGGGTCCTGGTGAAGGACACCCACGGGTCGACGATCCGGATCGCTCCGCCGCTGGTGATCAGCAAGGAGGACCTGGACTGGGGTCTCGAGCAGTTGCGGGGGGTCTTGTCGGACTGA